The following proteins come from a genomic window of Metarhizium brunneum chromosome 2, complete sequence:
- the DBP9 gene encoding ATP-dependent RNA helicase DBP9 — protein MKRKLDQNGVPSPEPESQKRTKSESAGDQELTFADLGLDPRLVQAVAEQAFLKPTLVQRKAIPLALNGKDVLCKSKTGSGKTAAYVLPVLTAILKKKTAETVAETSALILVPTRELADQVFKVIEQFSSFCAKDVRAVKLTDKLSDAVQRSLLSTNPDIVISTPARAWYNVKSNQSSLSLDKLTHLVLDEADLLLSYGYDEDLENLSWSIPKGIQTIMMSATLTAEIESLKKIFYRDNAPTLLDLEEPDAEGEGITQLVTKCAEDEKFLLAYIIFKLQLVKGKCIIFVGDIDRCYRLKLFFEQFGIRSCILNSELPVNSRIHVVEEFNRNVYDIIIASDEKEVLGNEEKADEEENNEGEQEEDSDAEKEERRPKKKRKASKRDKEYGVSRGIDFKNVAAVINFDLPTSASSYTHRIGRTARAGKAGMALSFVIPKEQFRKHMPTSIQSAENDEKVLARITRQQAKKGKEIKPYNFNTKQVEAFRYRMNDALRAVTKVAVREARTRELRQELMKSEKLKRYFEENPSEINHLRHDGELRTARQQAHLKHIPDYLLPKDGKKDLTENDIGFVPLRKPGGPRGHRKGKGTKRGGSRVGARKGDPLKTFKARRKTK, from the exons ATGAAGCGTAAGCTTGATCAGAATGGTGTTCCGTCGCCGGAACCTGAAAGCCAAAAACGCACGAAATCGGAGTCAGCAGGGGACCAAGAGCTCACATTTGCCGATCTTGGATTGGACCCTCGTCTTGTCCAGGCGGTTGCCGAACAGGCCTTCCTCAAGCCTACTCTTGTTCAACGCAAAGCCATACCGCTAGCGCTCAATGGAAAAGATGTTCTTTGCAAGTCCAAGACTGGCTCAGGAAAGACTGCGGCTTATGTTCTTCCAGTCTTGACTGCCATCCTCAAGAAGAAAACC GCCGAAACTGTTGCTGAGACGTCCGCATTGATATTGGTACCAACTCGAGAACTGGCCGACCAAGTCTTCAAAGTGATCGAACAATTCTCCTCGTTTTGTGCCAAAGATGTTCGCGCTGTCAAGTTGACGGATAAACTGTCCGACGCCGTACAGAGGTCTCTACTGTCTACGAATCCCGACATTGTCATATCTACCCCCGCACGAGCCTGGTACAATGTGAAATCAAACCAGtcctctctctccctcgACAAACTTACCCACCTTGTATTGGACGAGGCTGATCTGCTACTATCATATGGATATGACGAGGACCTGGAGAACCTGTCTTGGTCAATACCCAAGGGAATACAGACTATCATGATGAGCGCCACACTTACAGCGGAAATCGAGTCGCTCAAGAAAATTTTTTACCGCGACAACGCTCCAACTCTGCTCGACCTCGAAGAGCCCGATGCTGAAGGCGAGGGGATAACGCAGTTGGTCACAAA ATgtgccgaggacgagaaaTTCCTCTTGGCCTACATCATTTTTAAGCTCCAGCTAGTCAAGGGCAAATGTATAATATTTGTCGGCGACATCGACCGATGCTACCGATTGAAACTCTTTTTTGAGCAGTTTGGCATCAGGAGCTGTATTCTAAACTCAGAATTACCTGTAAACTCAAGAATCCACGTCGTGGAAGAATTCAACCGCAACGTTTATGACATCATTATCGCTTCAGACGAGAAGGAGGTTCTTGGGAATGAAGAAAAagccgacgaggaagaaaACAATGAAGGCGAACAGGAAGAGGATTCTGACGCGGAGAAGGAAGAACGACgacccaagaagaagcgcaaggcatCCAAACGAGACAAGGAATACGGTGTCTCTCGAG GTATTGATTTTAAGAATGTGGCCGCTGTCATCAACTTTGATCTCCCAACATCCGCTTCGTCATACACCCACCGTATTGGGCGAACCGCACGGGCTGGCAAGGCTGGCATGGCGTTGTCATTTGTTATTCCCAAGGAGCAGTTCCGGAAACACATGCCTACATCGATTCAAAGTGCAGAGAATGATGAAAAGGTTCTGGCGAGAATCACGAGGCAACAggccaagaagggcaaggaaATCAAGCCCTACAatttcaacaccaagcaaGTGGAGGCCTTCCGATATCGCATGAACGATGCTCTGCGTGCTGTTACCAAGGTGGCAGTTCGCGAGGCGCGAACCCGGGAATTACGCCAGGAGCTAATGAAGAGCGAAAAACTAAAGAG ATACTTTGAAGAGAACCCGTCTGAAATCAACCACCTCCGTCATGACGGTGAATTGAGAACTGCAAGACAGCAAGCTCATTTGAAGCACATTCCAGACTACCTGTTACCGAAGGATGGCAAGAAGGACCTTACAGAAAATGACATTGGTTTTGTGCCGTTGAGAAAGCCTGGCGGCCCACGTGGCCAtcgaaaaggcaaaggcacgAAACGGGGCGGGTCCAGGGTTGGTGCTAGAAAAGGCGATCCTCTCAAGACTTTCAAGGCAAGGCGAAAGACGAAGTGA
- the omh4 gene encoding O-glycoside alpha-1,2-mannosyltransferase 4, with translation MDLFRRASRMVPTTQNLPLPAHDEKRGTAKKNTLASRLAFFRRPLRLRGNSTVSVPLGVVLIFPLLVVVLILVLFVRHPSSPGRILMPAGAPPAIRKISEKHDKVFVTGCLEPDTSQPRANATFVVLARNKELDGVIQSLKSMERHFNRWYHYPYVFLNDGEFDDHFKETVRNHTSGSVEFGRVGPDMWGFPDWVDHKVAKEGIAKQGDAAVMYGGLESYHFMCRFYSGFFYNHPLLLKYEWYWRVEPEITYFCDITYDPFLKMIENNKTYGFTIAVKELRETVPNIFRYASAYKRLNNLTSQGLWEMFVEPRDPAEEEKKKEQLPDEILKNDPANNAPPKIDPESMESEKYNMCHFWSNFEIAKLSWFRSKEYNDFFDMMDRSGGFWMERWGDAPIHSLAAGALLGVKDIHYFRDIGYRHTTIQHCPANAPSRQLPRTPYLEMTTLDEKKRIEEDKYWEDWDEVKENGVGCRCRCDTDIVDVEGKEGSCLAEWVDVAGGWAP, from the exons ATGGATTTGTTTCGAAGAGCCTCGAGAATGGTGCCTACAACACAAAACCTACCGCTTCCGGCCCATGATGAGAAGAGAGGAACAGCAAAGAAGAATACGCTGGCATCAAGGTTGGCGTTTTTCCGCCGGCCATTGCGGTTACGGGGCAACTCTACTGTTTCTGTGCCTCTGGGTGTCGTCCTGATTTTCcctctgcttgttgtcgtcCTTATCTTGGTGCTGTTTGTTCGACACCCCAGCTCTCCTGGGAGAATATTAATGCCTGCTGGCGCTCCTCCAGCGATTCG GAAAATTAGCGAAAAGCACGACAAGGTGTTTGTCACTGGCTGTTTAGAGCCTGATACCTCCCAGCCTCGTGCCAACGCTACCTTCGTTGTACTGGCCAGAAACAAGGAACTGGACGGTGTTATTCAATCGCTCAAATCTATGGAGCGCCACTTCAACCGATGGTACCACTATCCTTACGTTTTCCTCAACGACGGTGAATTCGATGACCATTTCAAGGAGACCGTTCGCAACCACACATCCGGCTCTGTCGAGTTTGGCAGAGTTGGTCCCGACATGTGGGGTTTCCCCGATTGGGTTGACCACAAAGTCGCCAAAGAAGGCATCGCAAAACAAGGAGACGCTGCCGTCATGTATGGTGGACTGGAAAGCTACCATTTCATGTGTCGGTTCTACTCGGG CTTTTTCTACAACCACCCGCTTCTTCTGAAGTACGAATGGTATTGGCGAGTTGAGCCTGAGATTACTTACTTCTGCGACATTACATA TGACCCATTCTTGAAAATGATTGAGAACAACAAGACATACGGCTTTACAATTGCTGTGAAAGAACTTCGCGAAACTGTTCCCAACATCTTCCGCTATGCTTCGGCTTATAAGCGGCTGAATAATTTGACGTCTCAAGGCCTTTGGGAAATGTTTGTCGAGCCCAGGGATCCAgccgaggaagagaaaaagaaggaacaGCTTCCCGATGAAATTTTGAAGAACGACCCTGCCAATAATGCTCCCCCAAAGATTGACCCCGAATCGATGGAAAGCGAGAAATACAACATGTGTCACTTCTGGTCCAACTTCGAAATTGCAAAGCTTAGCTGGTTCAGAAGCAAGGAATACAACGACTTCTTCGATATGATGGACCGCAGTGGTGGTTTCTGGATGGAAAGG TGGGGTGACGCCCCTATCCATTCGCTTGCCGCGGGTGCCTTGCTGGGCGTCAAAGATATCCATTACTTCCGTGATATCGGCTACAGGCATACTACTATTCAACACTGTCCTGCCAATGCTCCGTCACGACAGCTTCCTCGCACACCATATTTAGAAATGACAACGCTTGACGAAAAGAAACGGATAGAAGAGGACAAGTACTGGGAGGACTGGGATGAAGTCAAAGAAAACGGCGTCGGGTGTCGATGTCGTTGCGACACTGATATTGTTGATGTGGAGGGCAAGGAAGGCTCCTGCCTCGCTGAATGGGTAGATGTTGCTGGCGGCTGGGCTCCTTAA
- the vsp-1 gene encoding Sorting nexin mvp1 — protein sequence MSLFGTSPTEEHNEPSTPSRQTPRSRRGGRGGGLFDETPSHKISSSSLFDDGNAGGDDSSPWDMPTPRRQQTRADMVRNLLPASDVPDSYITVFDAIVREHGSSGRATAAGIADLFANARLGPEAQTRIMSLVAPGDGSDVSLGRNEFNVLLALVGLAQEGDIISLDSVDERRRHLPHPKLPGLTAEPVLPPVAELAAKPPQTPNESLGHVEVDAAQHQEGEASRQSRASVQVHTPPQPKALRPAMDDPEDDPWNTPEVHKGHDHSKLNGNSSHAIANGQSSFRSSPSTNIGDQTLSQYVSAEPISSSVHGSRSGNDAVQGQAAWGFYGSSNASSGGGGFADGSHNITPNPSNTAHPFGGDGGAVDRSPAREPPTSVGRATSGRTGSSVEENIIVTLMPGKEGVFLFQHHNYEVASQRRGSKVIRRYSDFVWLLDCLHKRYPFRILPLLPPKRVAVNGNHLSNDGAFIEKRRRGLARFLNALVRHPVLGQEQLVIMFLTVPTELAVWRKQATISVQDEFTDRALPPGLEDSLPPTLEELFSRTRSGVRRSAELYINVCNIMDRLVKRTEGVAADHARVAMSLTSLTETSADTYATDTNEIPLLNDGLVAMSKHLRTCQTLLEDESRGWDEGVLEDLKRQRDSLVSVRELFDRREKLDRDNIPYLERRIQANETKLAGLRAKPEGIVKPGEIEKVAEAIIKDKESIVQQHNRSIFVKECIRDELVTFQSTQYHVSRWNQDWAGERVKYAEMLADNWRRLLDELEGMPLGE from the exons ATGTCTCTCTTCGGAACCTCCCCCACCGAGGAGCATAACGAGCCATCGACTCCGAGCCGTCAAACACCAAGGTCGcgacgcggcggccgcggcggcgggctgttCGACGAGACGCCCTCACACAAGATTTCCTCCAGCAGTCTGTTCGACGATGGcaatgccggcggcgacgattcCTCGCCATGGGACATGCCCACGCCGCGGAGGCAACAGACTCGCGCCGACATGGTACGGAACCTGCTGCCCGCGTCGGATGTTCCCGACAGCTACATCACGGtgtttgatgccattgtccGCGAGCATGGTTCCTCCGGCCGTGCAACGGCTGCCGGCATTGCCGACTTGTTTGCCAATGCTCGCCTTGGCCCCGAGGCCCAGACGCGCATCATGTCCCTTGTCGCACCGGGCGACGGCTCCGACGTGTCGCTTGGGCGGAACGAGTTCAACGTGCTGCTCGCCTTGGTGGGCTTGGCTCAGGAAGGGGATATTATCAGTCTGGATAGTGTGGATGAGAGACGACGAC ACCTGCCACATCCCAAGCTCCCCGGCCTCACCGCCGAGCCAGTACTACCACCTGTCGCCGAGCTCGCCGCGAAGCCGCCGCAGACGCCCAACGAGAGCCTAGGCCACGTCGAGGTCGACGCAGCGCAGCATCAAGAGGGTGAAGCCAGTCGACAGAGTCGGGCATCGGTGCAGGTACATACACCACCACAGCCCAAAGCCCTTCGTCCAGCTATGGATGATCCCGAGGACGACCCATGGAACACTCCCGAGGTTCACAAGGGCCACGATCACTCCAAGCTCaatggcaacagcagccaTGCAATCGCCAACGGTCAATCCAGCTTCCGCTCGTCACCGTCCACAAACATCGGGGACCAGACCTTGAGTCAATATGTCTCCGCAGAGCCAATATCCTCTTCGGTACATGGTAGCAGATCAGGAAATGACGCCGTCCAGGGCCAAGCTGCATGGGGCTTCTATGGTAGCTCCAATGCCTCGAGCGGTGGTGGAGGCTTCGCCGATGGCTCGCACAACATCACGCCAAACCCATCCAACACGGCACATCCTTTTGGAGGGGACGGAGGCGCCGTTGACCGCTCTCCCGCGCGTGAACCTCCTACGAGCGTGGGTCGAGCCACCAGCGGCCGGACGGGTTCTAGTGTCGAGGAGAATATTATTGTCACTCTAATGCCCGGCAAGGAGGGCGTGTTTCTGTTCCAGCACCACAACTACGAGGTTGCCAGTCAGCGTCGAGGAAGCAAGGTTATCCGCCGGTATAGCGATTTTGTTTGGCTACTAGACTGCCTACACAAGCGGTATCCTTTCAGAATATTGCCTCTGTTGCCGCCCAAGAGAGTTGCTGTGAACGGCAATCATCTATCCAATGACGGCGCCTTTATAGAAAAACGGCGGCGAGGGTTGGCTAGGTTCTTGAATGCCCTCGTTCGACATCCAGTTCTGGGCCAGGAACAGCTTGTGATTATGTTCCTCACTGTCCCTACG GAGCTTGCTGTGTGGCGGAAGCAAGCCACCATCTCTGTACAGGACGAGTTCACTGACCGTGCCTTGCCACCGGGCCTCGAAGACTCCCTCCCACCCACTCTGGAGGAGCTATTCAGCCGTACGAGATCCGGTGTCCGCCGCTCTGCTGAGCTGTACATCAACGTGTGCAACATTATGGACCGGCTCGTCAAGAGAACCGAAGGCGTGGCCGCGGACCACGCCCGTGTCGCCATGTCGCTCACGTCGCTGACGGAAACATCCGCAGACACCTATGCCACAGACACCAACGAAATCCCGTTGCTCAATGACGGACTGGTCGCCATGAGCAAGCACCTCCGGACTTGCCAGACGCTGCTGGAAGACGAGAGCCGCGGCTGGGACGAGGGCGTCCTCGAGGACCTCAAGCGCCAGAGAGACTCTCTCGTCAGTGTGCGCGAGCTGTTTGACCGCCGAGAGAAGCTCGACAGGGACAACATCCCGTACCTGGAGAGAAGGATACAGGCCAACGAGACCAAGCTGGCCGGCCTGCGCGCAAAGCCAGAGGGCATAGTCAAGCCCGGTGAGATTGAAAAGGTAGCCGAGGCGATAATCAAG GACAAGGAATCGATTGTTCAGCAACACAACCGGTCCATTTTCGTCAAGGAGTGCATCCGCGACGAGCTCGTCACGTTCCAGTCGACGCAGTACCACGTCAGCCGCTGGAACCAGGACTGGGCGGGCGAGCGAGTCAAGTACGCCGAGATGCTGGCCGACAACTGGCGTCGTCTGCTGGATGAGCTGGAGGGCATGCCCCTTGGGGAGTGA
- the cox-4 gene encoding Cytochrome c oxidase subunit 4, with product MFLQRSAIAAARRAAVSPVIARSFTTSFVRREAAKGPTTPSEQAAALAGATQKKVGDYKVLNDIKTEEDLFGPGARPGTVPTDLEQATGLERLEILGKMEGVDIFDMRPLDASRKGTMENPIMVRSAGDEQHAGCTGSPADSHVVTWLGLSKERPIERCPECGSVYKMEYVGPEDDHHHHHHAPEFEEPKTFADFVKPEYRYR from the exons ATGTTCTTACAACGCTCCGCCATCGCCGCGgctcgccgcgccgccgtctcTCCTGTTATCGCTCGCTCCTTCACCACCTCCTTCGTTCGCC GtgaagctgccaagggccCTACCACTCCCAGTGAGCAGGCTGCtgccctcgccggcgccaccCAGAAGAAGGTTGGCGACTACAAGGTTCTGAATG ATATCAAGACTGAAGAAGACCTTTTCGGACCTGGTGCTCGCCCTGGTACCGTCCCTACCGATCTCGAGCAGGCTACCGGTCTGGAGCGTTTGGAAATTCTCGGTAAGATGGAGGGTGTTGACATCTTCGACATGCGCCCTCTTGATGCCAGCCGCAAGGGAACCATGGAGAACCCTATTATGGTCCGATCAGCCGGCGACGAGCAGCATGCTGGCTGCACTGGCTCCCCTGCCGACTCTCATGTCGTTACCTGGCTTGGC CTCTCCAAGGAGCGCCCCATTGAGCGATGCCCCGAGTGCGGCAGTGTCTACAAAATGGAATACGTCGGCCCTGAGGatgaccaccaccaccaccatcacgcCCCGGAGTTCGAGGAGCCCAAGACCTttgccgactttgtcaagcCCGAGTACCGATATCGATAA
- the MRPL10 gene encoding mitochondrial 54S ribosomal protein uL15m translates to MPPRLLPSSSSICCRTTSPAPVGYLTACLAGLTIQQTRNASILGSLANNKGAVHIKKRVGRGPSSGHGKTSGRGHKGQKQHGKVNAWFQGGQTPLVVKHGRMGFTNLRAPKMSEVNLDQIQEWINQGRLDATKQITPKELIQSKLVGSVKDGVKILSRGSECLKQPIDVMVSRASAGAIAAVEAAGGKVTTRYYTKLAIQRLLRGESVNTDMPLPVGKEHVDTVLAEARNAPFRYRLPDPTSRRDIEYYRDPAHRGYLSYQLTAGQSPSLYFKVPGERKIKSAAKAEKKATEETLW, encoded by the exons ATGCCTCCTCGACTGTTACCGTCCAGCAGTTCAATCTGCTGCAGAACCACGTCTCCTGCACCCGTGGGCTATCTGACTGCCTGCTTGGCGGGCCTAACGATTCAGCAAACTCGCAATGCATCCATCCTCGGCAGTCtcgccaacaacaagggTGCCGTCCACATCAAGAAGCGAGTAGGTCGAGGGCCTTCGTCTGGCCACGGCAAGACATCCGGACGAGGTCACAAGGGCCAAAAGCAGCACGGCAAAGTGAACGCCTGGTTTCAGGGTGGCCAAACGCCGTTGGTTGTGAAGCATGGACGGATGGGCTTTACGAATCT GCGGGCGCCCAAAATGTCCGAGGTAAACCTCGATCAGATTCAGGAATGGATTAACCAGGGCCGACTCGATGCTACGAAGCAGATCACGCCCAAGGAGCTCATCCAGAGCAAACTGGTGGGCAgcgtcaaggacggcgtcaAGATTCTCTCCCGCGGGTCCGAATGCCTCAAACAGCCCATCGATGTCATGGTTTCGCGGGCCTCGGCTGGCGCGATTGCCGCCGTTGAGGCGGCGGGCGGAAAAGTCACGACGAGGTACTACACAAAATTGGCGATTCAGCGACTGCTGCGAGGCGAATCCGTCAACACGGATATGCCCCTCCCCGTGGGCAAGGAGCATGTCGATACTGTGCTCGCAGAGGCCAGGAACGCGCCGTTCCGGTATAGACTGCCCGACCCGACCAGCCGTCGCGATATCGAGTACTACCGAGACCCAGCACACAGAGGATATCTGAGTTACCAGCTGACTGCTGGACAATCGCCCAGTTTATACTTCAAGGTGCCTGGGGAGCGTAAGATCAAGAGCGCAGCcaaggcggagaagaaggcaaCGGAAGAGACCTTGTGGTAG